CAGCCTTTGGCATTGACGAAACCACTTCCTACCAGCAACTGATCGACGAATTGAAGTCCCAGGTATCGGCGGTAACGGGCAATGACGCTGCCGTATGGATCGATAGAAACGGGAAACTGAATATCCAATCGGAGGGACTCGACAGTTTTGCCCTTTATGACGCCAATGCACCCTCGCTGCTTTTCAACACCAACGACGCGTTGACCGTGGACGACCCGAAACACGATCTTTTCGCTTCCCTCGGCGAAGCGATCGAAGCGGTGGAGAACGGTCTGCTCTATCCCGACGGCAGCAACGATGCGCTGGCGAGAAATCCCGGTATCGAAAATGCACTCGAGCGCATCGATCACGTGCTGGACCATGTCGAAAAGGAGCATACGAAAATCGGTGCCATGTCCAACAGCCTCAAATATGCCGTCGAGCGAAGCGAGACGCTGCGTATCAATGTCCAGACCCTTCGGTCCGATGTACTCGACACCGATATCGGTGAAGCGACGGTACGGTTGAACCAGCTCAGCCTCAATTTTCAGGCGATGATGGCCTCCATCGCCAAAGTGCAGAATCTCTCTTTGGTTAATTACATTTAATCGTCTTGCAATGAATTCGAAGGATGAGATATAATCTTTCTTCGAATTCGACAAGAAGGAACGGACAATTTTTAAAACAGCTTTTCTCCTCACCATCGCAATTCTTTTTATCTACGGAACCATCGCGACATTTTTTCCCCAGAGTGCCATGGTGGGTACACTCGGCACACTTGTCGGAACGCACAACCTGGAGCTTTTCGGGTACCTCGGCTATGTCGATTTCATCTTTCTTCTCTATCCTCTCTACCGACTCTACAAACTTCGCAGTATCGATGATTTCGAAATAGAGAGTTTCGCCGCATGGACTCTTTTTCTCTTTTCGCTGCTGATTCTCCAGGCGCTGGTGGCGGCATCTGCGATGCGGGGATGGGTAGGGGCGTCCATCGTCGATTTTCTTCATCCGTTTATTGGAGATGCGGGAGTCTGGCTTTTCTGGCTGATGACCCTGACACTCTCGGGTGTGATTCTGTGGGGAGAGAAGATTCACTGGAAACTCTCCGACATCCGGGAGATGTTGGCGTCCAAACCGAAAGAGCCGGATGTCGGGCTGGCCGAAACCCCGCGCAAAAAAGCGGAGAGAAAGCCAAAAGCCGCGGCGAAAAAAGAGGTGTCCGAAACCATGGTTTCTGCCGAAGTGACAGAGCAGGAGAGACCGCCGTTTGAAGAGGCATCCGACGAAGAGACCCCGCAGGAGAAAGAGGATGAGCAGCCACCGCGTTCCAACCCGGACCATGCGTCGGTCGAAATCGTCCACGAAATCGAGGAGAACAAGAGACTTCTCGAACAGATCGAACTGGGAGAGAAAGAACAGACAAAACCGAAAAATTTCAAGCTTCCCAAAATCGATTTTCTTCAGAAACCGCCCAAAAGAGGCAAAGAGGTGAACGAAGCGGAGATCGACACGAAGATCAGCGATCTGCTGGAGAAGCTGGCCAAGTTCAAAATCGAGGGAGACGTGGTGCGCACCTATGCCGGGCCGGTCGTGACCACTTTCGAATTCAAGCCGGCCGCACACATCAAAGTCTCGAAAATTTTGAACCTGCAGGATGATCTGGCGATGGCGCTGCGGGCGCAGACCATCCGCATACAGGCACCGGTACCGGGAAAAGATGTGGTCGGTATCGAAATTCCCAACAAAGAGGTCGAAACGATCTATCTAAGAGAGATTCTCGAAGACAATATCTTCAAAAAGTCGAAATCGCCCCTGACGATCGCTCTGGGCAAGGATATCGTAGGAAAACCTTTTGTCACCGATCTGAAAAAACTTCCCCATCTGCTGATCGCTGGAACGACAGGAAGTGGAAAGAGTGTCGGGATCAACGCGATGATTTTGAGCCTTCTTTACCGCAATTCGCCCGATCAACTGAAACTGATGATGATCGATCCGAAAATGCTGGAGTTTTCGATTTACAATGACATTCCCCATCTTCTAACGCCGGTCATCACCCAGCCGAAGAAGGCGATCACGGCACTTTCGAACATGGTCACGGAGATGGAACGGCGCTACCAATTGATGAGCCAGACCCGCACCAAAAATATCGAAACCTACAACGAAAAGGCAAAGAGAGAGAAGAGGGAGGCGTTGCCCTACATCGTCGTCATTATCGACGAACTGGCGGACCTGATGATGACAGGCGGCAAGGATGTCGAGTTTTCGATCGCCCGTCTGGCGCAGATGGCGCGGGCCAGCGGCATCCATCTCATCGTCGCGACACAGCGTCCCAGCGTCGACGTCGTCACGGGTCTCATCAAAGCGAATCTTCCATCGCGCATCAGTTACAAAGTGGGACAGAAGATCGACTCCAAGGTGATCCTCGATTCCCTGGGAGCAGAATCGCTCCTCGGACGCGGCGACATGCTCTTCACTCCTCCCGGCGGAGGCGGGCTTATCCGGCTGCACGCTCCCTGGAGCAGCGAACAGGAGATTGAAACCATCGTTGAGTATCTCAAAGCGCAGCGGCTCGCGGAGTACGACGAGCATTTCCTTATGGAGAGCGACGCGGAGGGCGGCGCGCTGCCCGGCGGCGGGACGGTGGACGATATCGATCCCCTCTTCGAAGAGGCGAAACAGATCGTTCTAACGGACAGAAAAACGAGTATCAGCTATCTGCAACGCCGTCTTCAGATAGGTTACAACCGTGCGGCACGCATTGTCGAACAGCTTGAGAGCATGGGTGTCGTATCGGCGCCCAATGCGAAGGGAAACAGGGAAATTCTCGAGGGGTAAACCGAATCTCTTCAAAATCTCTCTGGCATACCACGTTACCATTCAACACACAGTAGAAATTTGTATGTTACCAATCGTTACACAGTGGCGAAGATTACGGAACTCTTTGTTAAAATAGATCGATACATACCATAATGAAGGAGAAAGAATGGGTTTTATGGCCGATTATGAAAAGCATGTGAAAGAGCGCGAAGCGCTGGGCGTTCCTCCGCTTCCGCTGAACGCAGAGCAGACGGCACAGGTTATCGAACTTCTCAAAGAGATTCCGATCGTGGAGGAGGAGAAGCTTCTGGATCTTCTCGAAAACCGTGTGCCGCCGGGCGTTGATGATGCCGCTTATGTCAAAGCGGCGTTTCTGAACGATATCGTACAGGGCAAAGCGGAAACGGCCGCGATCTCTCCGCTGCGTACCGTCAGGATGCTGGGCATGATGCTGGGCGGCTTCAATGTCAAGCCTCTGGTCGATGCCTTGAGCCACAAAGATCCCCAAATCGCCCAGGAAGCGGCGAACCAACTGAAAAACACCCTCCTCGTTTATGATGCGTTCAACGATGTGAAAGAGCTTGCCGACCAGGGCAACCGATATGCCAAGGAAGTCCTGGAGAGCTGGGCGAACGCCGAATGGTTCCTGAATCGTCCGGAACTTCCGGAAGAGATCACCGTTACGGTCTTCAAGGTCCCCGGTGAAACCAATACCGACGACCTCTCTCCGGCCAGCGAAGCTTTTACCCGCAGCGACATTCCCCTCCATGCCAACAGCATGCTCACCGCGAAGATGGAGGATCCGATCGGTACGATCAAAAAGCTGAAAGAGAAGGGGCATCCGGTGGCCTATGTCGGCGACGTTGTCGGTACGGGGTCCTCCCGAAAATCGGGTATCAACTCGGTCCAGTGGCACCTGGGCGAAGATATTCCGGGTGTGCCCAACAAACGCACGGGCGGCGTGATCATCGGCGGCATCATCGCACCGATCTTCTTCAACACGGCCGAAGACTCCGGAGCCCTGCCGATCGAAGCGCCGGTCGAGAAACTGGAGACGGGCGACGTCATTACGATCAAACCCTACGAAGGAAAGATCTACAAAAACGGCGAAGTGGTCAGCGAGTTCAAGCTCAAACCCAACACGCTTCCGGACGAATACCGTGCAGGCGGCCGGATTCCGCTCATCATCGGCCGCAATCTGACACGCAAGGCGCGTGAAGTCCTGGGGATGGGTGAAGAGAACATCTTTGCGCGACCCGAACAGCCGGAAGGCAAAGAGGGCGTCGGTTATACGCTGGCACAGAAAATGGTGGGCAAAGCGTGCGGCATGGAAGGTGTCCGCCCCGGTATGTATGTCGAGCCGGAAGTCTCCACCGTGGGCAGCCAGGATACGACAGGACCGATGACGCGCGACGAGATCAAAGAACTGGCGGCCCTCAGTTTCGGTGCCGATCTTGTCATGCAGTCTTTCTGCCATACGGCCGCCTATCCGAAGCCGTCGGATGTGCAGTTGCAGCACACGCTTCCGCCCTTCTGGACCAGCCGGGGCGGCGTCATTCTGCGACCCGGCGACGGGGTCATCCACAGCTGGCTCAACCGCATGGTGCTTCCCGACACGGTCGGCACCGGCGGTGACAGCCATACACGTTTCCCGATCGGTATCAGCTTTCCGGCAGGTTCCGGTCTGGTTGCTTTCGCGGCGGTCACCGGCACGATGCCGCTGAACATGCCTGAATCGGTACTGGTCCGCTTCAAGGGAGAACTGCAGCCGGGAATCACGCTCCGTGACCTGGTCAACGCGATTCCCTACTTCGCGATCAAGCAGGGATTGCTGACCGTCGAGAAGAAAGGCAAGAAGAACATCTTCGCCGGCCGTGTGCTGGAGATCGAAGGGCTTCCCTTCCTCAAATGCGAGCAGGCTTTCGAACTCTCCGACGCATCGGCGGAACGAAGCGCGGCTGCCTGTACCGTCAAACTCGACAAAGAGCCCGTCATCGAGTACATCAACTCCAACATCAAGCTTCTCGAAGCGATGATCGACCAGGGATACGAAGACAAGCGCACCATTCAGCGTCGTATCGACAACATGAAGAAATGGCTCGAAAACCCGACGCTGATGGAGGCGGACGAAAACGCCGAATATGCCGCTGTCATTGAGATCGACCTGAACGAAGTGACCGAACCGATCGTCGCTTGTCCGAACGACCCGGACGATGTGGCGACACTGAGCGAAGTACTCGCCGATCCGAATCGTCCTCACAAGATCGAAGAGGTCTTCGTGGGTTCGTGCATGACCAACATCGGCCTCTTCCGCGCGCTCGGAGAGGTGCTCAAAGGCAAAGGCCAGGTGCCTACCCGCCTCTGGATCGCACCGCCGACCAAAATGGACGAGAAACAGCTCATCGAAGAGGGCTACTACGCCATCTTCGGTCAGGCGGGTGCGCGCACGGAGATCCCGGGATGTTCGCTCTGTATGGGCAACCAGGCCCGTGTACGCGACAACGCCATCGTCTTCTCCACGTCGACGCGCAATTTCGACAACCGGCTCGGCAAAGGAGCCCAGGTCTATCTGGGTTCCGCGGAACTGGCGGCGGTCTGTGCGATTCTCGGACGCATTCCGACCAAAGAGGAGTACCTCGAGATCGTGCCCCAGGCGATCGCCGGCAAAGAGGAAGACGTCTACAAATATCTCAGCTTCGACAAAGTTGACAGGGAAACCCTCGAATACATGGTCGGCTGATACCCTGTTTGGCCGGGATACCTTCCCGGCCAAACCTTTTTTTCTTCTCGATACGCTACAATACCCCTATGAAAACAGTTCTTTTGATGCTCTCACTTGCATTGGCTCTTTGTGCCGGAGAGCTTCACATTGACCATCTGGAAACCACTGTTTTGGAGAAAAAGAGCGGAAAACCCGTCAACGTGGAACTCTCCATCGTGCTTCAGGGGCGCGATATCCAACAAAGCGAGGTGGCGTTGATGGATGTGATTCAGACGGCCGTTGGGAGTTTTTGGGCCGAAACACTTGTGACGTCACGGGGCAAGGCGCAATTCAAAAAGATGGTGGTCGAACTGGCCGACAGGCAGTACGGCATTGAAATCGATTTCGTCTATATACAGAATATACGCATCGAGACCGACACGCTTGAAAAGTGTCTCGAACTGATCAGAAAGATACCCCGTTAAAATCTTCCGTCGATAATGTCGTAATCTTCGGGGATATCGCATTCAAGAAGCGAATCGTCGATTTTGGAAGTATCGACACGGCTGAATTTGAGGGTGACACGATTACCCAGCTCATCCGTATATCCGACAGAGTTGAGATGTTTTCCGCCGTCGACATATATGTCGTAGGCGACACCGTTGTAGTGGGCGATATAGTGGGTTTTATCGATGTTCTTCGCATGTTCGAGAATGGCAAGCAGGGGAATGGTTCTGTCGAGACGATAGAGAGTGGCCTGTTCCAGTTCGGGTTCGATAACCCAGGCACGGTTGCCCTGTAGACAGATCGTTTTTTTCACCGGAGTTTCGTAAATCCATTTCGCCCGGTCGGGGACCTTGACGGCGACATGGCCGCTGTAACGGAGTGTCCGGTTGTTCTCGCTGTTGAGAACGGTCTGGTTGAAATCGGCACGCATCTGTTCGGGGACCGGCAGTGCGGCAAAGAGGGCGGTCGAGAGGGCTATGGCGGCAAATATTCTGTTCATGGGACGATTTTATAAAAAGCTGTGTGAATATGTGATAAAATTATACGCTTAATAATCCGCTACAAATTTTTTGCAGATTGTCCCACTACTCAATGAAGGTAAACAAGAATGATTAAATCGGTTTTTCGTGCCATAGTCGGAACGGCCAACGACAGGGAGCTGAAAAAGTACGCCAAAAAAGTCAAAAAGATAAACGCCCTGGAACCCAAATACGAAAAGATGGATGACGAGGAGCTCAAAAGGGCGTTCAACACTCTGAAAGAGAAGGTAGTGGCGGCAGACGCCACCTTGGATGATGTTCTTTTCGACTCGTTTGCCATTACGCGGGAAGCGGCGAAACGCACTCTCGGCATGCGGCACTTCGATGTCCAGCTCATCGGAGGCATGGTTCTCCACGACAACAAAATCGCCGAAATGAAGACCGGCGAGGGTAAAACACTTGTCGCCACGCTGCCCGTGGTACTCAATGCGATGCTCGGACGCGGCGTCCATGTCGTCACGGTTAACGACTACCTCGCCAAACGGGATGCGACGGAGATGGGAAAGATTTACAATTTCCTGGGATATTCCGTCGGTACGATCACGGCGGATATACCCGATGACGCGACCCGCAAAGCGCAGTACGATGCCGATATCACCTACGGTACCAACAACGAATTCGGGTTCGATTATCTGCGTGACAACATGAAATACTCCCTGGAGGAGATGGTGCAGCGTGACCACTACTACGCGATTGTGGACGAGGTCGATTCGATCCTGATCGACGAGGCACGCACACCGCTGATCATCTCGGGTCCCACCAAGAGCAAACTGGATAACTACATGCGGGCCGACAAGGTGGCGAGGCAGATGGTGCGGGACGAGGATTTCACGGTCGATGAAAAAAATCGGGTCATACTCGTAACCGAAAAAGGGATCGAAAAAGCCGAGAAACTTTTCGGTGTCGACAATCTCTACGCGATGGAGAATGCCATTCTCGCTCACCATCTCGACCAGGCGCTCAAGGCGCACCACCTTTTCGAAAGGGATGTGGATTATGTGGTCAAAGATGGGGAGATCGTCATTGTCGACGAATTCACGGGACGCTTGAGCGAAGGGCGCCGCTTCAGCGAAGGGCTGCATCAGGCGCTGGAAGCCAAAGAGGGTGTGGAGATCAAGGAGGAATCCCAGACATTGGCGGACATCACTTTCCAGAATTATTTCCGTATGTATGAGAAACTGGCGGGTATGACGGGTACGGCACAGACGGAAGCGACGGAATTCGCCGAGATTTACGGACTCGATGTTATCTCCATTCCGACCAATGTGCCGGTGATTCGCAAAGATATGCCCGACCTGATCTACAAAACGGAAAAAGAGAAATTTGATGCCGTCCTCCGGGATATCAGGGAACGCAACAAAAAAGGGCAGCCGATCCTGGTCGGTACGGCATCGATCGAAAAGTCGGAAGTGCTCCACGAACTGCTCAAAAAAGAGAAGATTCCGCACAACGTGCTCAATGCCAAAAACCACGAACACGAAGCGGAAATCATCAAAGACGCCGGCAAAAAAGGGGCGGTCACCATCGCGACCAATATGGCAGGACGCGGTGTCGATATCAAGATCGACGACGAGGTGCGCGAACTCGGCGGCCTTTACATTATCGGTACGGAACGCCACGAGAGCCGTCGGATCGACAATCAGCTTCGGGGACGCTCCGGTCGCCAGGGAGATCCGGGCGAGAGCCGCTTCTACCTGAGCCTCGAAGATCACCTGCTGCGTATTTTCGGCAGTGAACGCATCAAAACCATCATGGAGAAGATGGGTGTCGAAGAGGGCGAGTATATCGAATCGAAGATGGTGACCCGTGCCGTCGAGAAGGCGCAGAAGAAGGTCGAAAACCTCCATTTCGAGTCGCGTAAACACCTCCTTGAATACGACGATGTCGCCAACGAACAGCGCAAGCTGGTCTACAAGTTCCGCCACGAACTTCTCAATCCCGAATTCAATATTTCCGAGAAAATCGATACGGTAAGAGAGGAGTATCTCGACAATCTGATGATGGATTGCGGTATATTCGACGGTGCCCCACGGGAGGATTTCGATCTGGAGAGATTGCGTCTGAAGCTTCTTGAAGAGCTGGGTGAAGCCTTCGAACCCTCCGAACTGGAAGGCAAAGAGTATCACGACCTCAGAGAATTTCTGCTCGAAGAGCTCAAGAGGCGTTACGAAGAGAAGATGGCCGCCATTCATCCCGAACAGCGCAACGAGATCGAACGAATCATTTATCTGCAGGTGCTCGACAACGCCTGGCGCGACCATCTTTACCAAATGGATATCCTTAAAACCGGTATCGGACTGCGGGGTTACAATCAGAAGGATCCGCTGGTCGAATACAAAAAAGAGAGCTACAATCTCTTTACCGAACTGGTCGAATCAATCAAGTTCGAAGCACTCAAAACCCTCTATCTCATCCAATTCAAAAGCGAAGAGGAGCTGGCCGAAGAGCAGGCGGCCATCGAGCGGATGCGGGAGCAGATGGAAGCGGAAATGGATAACTTCTCGACCAACAAGGAGGAAGAGCTCGCTCCCCTGGCAGGCAAAAAGAAACCGGCCCGCAACGAACCGTGCCCCTGCGGAAGCGGCAAGAAGTACAAACACTGCTGTGGCAGAAGCGGCCCGAAAAAAGGCGCTTTGGCAAAAAATTCCTGATGAAATTTCAAAAATCGTGAAACAGAAAGCAAAAATGCGGAAAAAAAGAGTGCGCTTGCCATCGTCTGTTTCCGGTTCCCGTTTTTCCATTCACGAAAGGTAAATCGTGAATAAACGTTTCGTCAATACGATGGTACGGCGCTATCTGCGCTTTGACAGAGAGCATCCTTTTATATTTCTCTCGGCAATTCTCGCTTTTCTCGGTATCATGATCGGTGTGACCGTCCTTATCATTGCCATGGCGATCATGAACGGAATGGAGAAGGAGTTCGAAAAACGGCTCTTCGTGATGAACTACCCTCTGACTGTCTATCCGAAACTTCGAAACGCCATCGACGACGCTCTCGTTACAGCTTTGGAAGACAAGTTTCCCGATCTGTCGTTTAGTCCCTATATGCAGACACAGGTAATGGTCCGCAAAGGCGGGACCCTGAAGGGGGGATTGATGTTCGGTATCGATCCGGAGCGGGAAAAGGTCGTCAACGAGGTTTTCGCAAAAGCCTATGCCAAACCTTTCGGAAAATATGGCGTCGTTATCGGCAAACCATTGGCGGAACATCTTCGGCTGGATATCGGCGACAAGATCATGTTCATTTTTTCGACACTTCGGCCCGCCGGTCTTACACTGATGCCCCTTTCCAAACGTTTCACGATCGAGGGACTTTTCAGGTCGGGACTCAACGCCTACGACGAGAGCTACTATTATACCTCGTTTCGGACATTTGAAAAGATATTGGGCCGAAAACCCGGCCACTACGACGGTATCCATATCGAATCGCATCATCCCATGAAAGATATTGAGACGATCAAAGAGGAGCTGCCCGGGTCCGTGGGTATCATCGGCTGGTGGCAGCAAAACGGCAACTTCTTCACTGCGATGCAGATGGAAAAACACGCCCTTTTCATCGTGTTGATGCTCATTATTCTCATCGCTTCGCTCAACATCGTCAGTTCACTGTTGATGACGGTGATGAACCGTCGCAGCGAGGTGGCGCTTCTACTTTCACTAGGCGCATCGAAACGGGAGATCATGCAGATTTTTTTCAGACTCGGTCTTATCATCGGACTGGGCGGCGTATTCTTCGGCGCACTGCTGGGCCTGGTCGGCGTGGAACTGCTGAGTCACTTCGATATCGTATCCCTTCCCGAAGATGTCTATGGCACCAGCCGCCTGCCGTTGGATTTGGATGCCGTCGATTTCGTGAGTATCCTTGTGGGTGCTTTTTTAATTACACTCTTCTCATCCCTCTACCCGGC
This genomic interval from Hydrogenimonas urashimensis contains the following:
- a CDS encoding FtsK/SpoIIIE family DNA translocase, whose protein sequence is MVGTLGTLVGTHNLELFGYLGYVDFIFLLYPLYRLYKLRSIDDFEIESFAAWTLFLFSLLILQALVAASAMRGWVGASIVDFLHPFIGDAGVWLFWLMTLTLSGVILWGEKIHWKLSDIREMLASKPKEPDVGLAETPRKKAERKPKAAAKKEVSETMVSAEVTEQERPPFEEASDEETPQEKEDEQPPRSNPDHASVEIVHEIEENKRLLEQIELGEKEQTKPKNFKLPKIDFLQKPPKRGKEVNEAEIDTKISDLLEKLAKFKIEGDVVRTYAGPVVTTFEFKPAAHIKVSKILNLQDDLAMALRAQTIRIQAPVPGKDVVGIEIPNKEVETIYLREILEDNIFKKSKSPLTIALGKDIVGKPFVTDLKKLPHLLIAGTTGSGKSVGINAMILSLLYRNSPDQLKLMMIDPKMLEFSIYNDIPHLLTPVITQPKKAITALSNMVTEMERRYQLMSQTRTKNIETYNEKAKREKREALPYIVVIIDELADLMMTGGKDVEFSIARLAQMARASGIHLIVATQRPSVDVVTGLIKANLPSRISYKVGQKIDSKVILDSLGAESLLGRGDMLFTPPGGGGLIRLHAPWSSEQEIETIVEYLKAQRLAEYDEHFLMESDAEGGALPGGGTVDDIDPLFEEAKQIVLTDRKTSISYLQRRLQIGYNRAARIVEQLESMGVVSAPNAKGNREILEG
- the acnB gene encoding bifunctional aconitate hydratase 2/2-methylisocitrate dehydratase yields the protein MGFMADYEKHVKEREALGVPPLPLNAEQTAQVIELLKEIPIVEEEKLLDLLENRVPPGVDDAAYVKAAFLNDIVQGKAETAAISPLRTVRMLGMMLGGFNVKPLVDALSHKDPQIAQEAANQLKNTLLVYDAFNDVKELADQGNRYAKEVLESWANAEWFLNRPELPEEITVTVFKVPGETNTDDLSPASEAFTRSDIPLHANSMLTAKMEDPIGTIKKLKEKGHPVAYVGDVVGTGSSRKSGINSVQWHLGEDIPGVPNKRTGGVIIGGIIAPIFFNTAEDSGALPIEAPVEKLETGDVITIKPYEGKIYKNGEVVSEFKLKPNTLPDEYRAGGRIPLIIGRNLTRKAREVLGMGEENIFARPEQPEGKEGVGYTLAQKMVGKACGMEGVRPGMYVEPEVSTVGSQDTTGPMTRDEIKELAALSFGADLVMQSFCHTAAYPKPSDVQLQHTLPPFWTSRGGVILRPGDGVIHSWLNRMVLPDTVGTGGDSHTRFPIGISFPAGSGLVAFAAVTGTMPLNMPESVLVRFKGELQPGITLRDLVNAIPYFAIKQGLLTVEKKGKKNIFAGRVLEIEGLPFLKCEQAFELSDASAERSAAACTVKLDKEPVIEYINSNIKLLEAMIDQGYEDKRTIQRRIDNMKKWLENPTLMEADENAEYAAVIEIDLNEVTEPIVACPNDPDDVATLSEVLADPNRPHKIEEVFVGSCMTNIGLFRALGEVLKGKGQVPTRLWIAPPTKMDEKQLIEEGYYAIFGQAGARTEIPGCSLCMGNQARVRDNAIVFSTSTRNFDNRLGKGAQVYLGSAELAAVCAILGRIPTKEEYLEIVPQAIAGKEEDVYKYLSFDKVDRETLEYMVG
- the lolA gene encoding LolA-like outer membrane lipoprotein chaperone; protein product: MNRIFAAIALSTALFAALPVPEQMRADFNQTVLNSENNRTLRYSGHVAVKVPDRAKWIYETPVKKTICLQGNRAWVIEPELEQATLYRLDRTIPLLAILEHAKNIDKTHYIAHYNGVAYDIYVDGGKHLNSVGYTDELGNRVTLKFSRVDTSKIDDSLLECDIPEDYDIIDGRF
- the secA gene encoding preprotein translocase subunit SecA; this encodes MIKSVFRAIVGTANDRELKKYAKKVKKINALEPKYEKMDDEELKRAFNTLKEKVVAADATLDDVLFDSFAITREAAKRTLGMRHFDVQLIGGMVLHDNKIAEMKTGEGKTLVATLPVVLNAMLGRGVHVVTVNDYLAKRDATEMGKIYNFLGYSVGTITADIPDDATRKAQYDADITYGTNNEFGFDYLRDNMKYSLEEMVQRDHYYAIVDEVDSILIDEARTPLIISGPTKSKLDNYMRADKVARQMVRDEDFTVDEKNRVILVTEKGIEKAEKLFGVDNLYAMENAILAHHLDQALKAHHLFERDVDYVVKDGEIVIVDEFTGRLSEGRRFSEGLHQALEAKEGVEIKEESQTLADITFQNYFRMYEKLAGMTGTAQTEATEFAEIYGLDVISIPTNVPVIRKDMPDLIYKTEKEKFDAVLRDIRERNKKGQPILVGTASIEKSEVLHELLKKEKIPHNVLNAKNHEHEAEIIKDAGKKGAVTIATNMAGRGVDIKIDDEVRELGGLYIIGTERHESRRIDNQLRGRSGRQGDPGESRFYLSLEDHLLRIFGSERIKTIMEKMGVEEGEYIESKMVTRAVEKAQKKVENLHFESRKHLLEYDDVANEQRKLVYKFRHELLNPEFNISEKIDTVREEYLDNLMMDCGIFDGAPREDFDLERLRLKLLEELGEAFEPSELEGKEYHDLREFLLEELKRRYEEKMAAIHPEQRNEIERIIYLQVLDNAWRDHLYQMDILKTGIGLRGYNQKDPLVEYKKESYNLFTELVESIKFEALKTLYLIQFKSEEELAEEQAAIERMREQMEAEMDNFSTNKEEELAPLAGKKKPARNEPCPCGSGKKYKHCCGRSGPKKGALAKNS
- a CDS encoding ABC transporter permease; this translates as MNKRFVNTMVRRYLRFDREHPFIFLSAILAFLGIMIGVTVLIIAMAIMNGMEKEFEKRLFVMNYPLTVYPKLRNAIDDALVTALEDKFPDLSFSPYMQTQVMVRKGGTLKGGLMFGIDPEREKVVNEVFAKAYAKPFGKYGVVIGKPLAEHLRLDIGDKIMFIFSTLRPAGLTLMPLSKRFTIEGLFRSGLNAYDESYYYTSFRTFEKILGRKPGHYDGIHIESHHPMKDIETIKEELPGSVGIIGWWQQNGNFFTAMQMEKHALFIVLMLIILIASLNIVSSLLMTVMNRRSEVALLLSLGASKREIMQIFFRLGLIIGLGGVFFGALLGLVGVELLSHFDIVSLPEDVYGTSRLPLDLDAVDFVSILVGAFLITLFSSLYPAKKASQVDPLKVLRNE